Part of the Gammaproteobacteria bacterium genome, GCCGTATCCGCCGTAGTAGGGGTTACCATATCCGTAGCCACGACCATAGCCAGAGCCATAGCCGCGCCCGCTGCCACTGCCGCGCATGCTGAAGTCCATGTCGCCGAACATGTCGCCGAAACCGTCACCCCAGCCAGAACCATTACCATTACCCCAGCCGGGACCGCCCCACCAGGCTTGAGCTGACTGCATGGGTAACGCCGCTGCGGCTGCAATCGCGGCAGCCGAAGCAAATGTGGTTAGTTTTTTCATGGATGTCTCCGTGTCAGTTTCTCATTGAATTGCATGCCGCACTGCCGGCGCCGTGAATTCTATAACAAGCGCTGTCCCATTACACTCCAAATGCGTTTTCGTTCAGGGATAGAGCAGTCGGCGCGACCAGGCGTCGCCCTGTCTTTCATAGCACACCCGGGTGTGCAGATGACGCCAACCGGACCTCCAGAACTCGATACGGTCAGGAACGAGCCTGAAGCCGACCCACTCACGGGGACGGGGGACGACACGGTCCATGAAACGTGACTTCACTTCTGCAACGGTTTTCTCCAGCACCGCCGGGTCTTCGAGGACACTGGATTGTGGCGACGCCCAGGCCGCAAGCTGGCAGCCTCGCCGCCGAACCTCCCAGTCTCTATCCGCTTCAACGTCTTCCACAGGCTCGACGGGTCCTTCGACGATCACCTGCTGGCCGAGCGGTTGCCAGTAGAAGCAGAGCGCGGCACGCGGGTTGTCCGCCAGTTCCCTGCCCTTGCGGCTGCGGCGATCGGTGTAGAAGGCGAATCCCCTCTCGTCCATGCGGGAAAGGGTGACAGTGCGCACCGAGGGTCGTCCAGAACGATCGGCCGTCGATAGCGAACCGGCGGCCGGCTCCGCAATGTCGGTCTTCTTTGCTTCATCCAGAAGGTTCCCGATCCTCTCGATCGCTTCCCGGTATAGTTCCACCCCGAACCTCCGCAATCACGCCCCACCTGGGGCCCCTACCCTCCGATTATAGTCCGG contains:
- a CDS encoding sulfur globule protein CV1, giving the protein MKKLTTFASAAAIAAAAALPMQSAQAWWGGPGWGNGNGSGWGDGFGDMFGDMDFSMRGSGSGRGYGSGYGRGYGYGNPYYGGYG
- the pdxH gene encoding pyridoxamine 5'-phosphate oxidase; amino-acid sequence: MELYREAIERIGNLLDEAKKTDIAEPAAGSLSTADRSGRPSVRTVTLSRMDERGFAFYTDRRSRKGRELADNPRAALCFYWQPLGQQVIVEGPVEPVEDVEADRDWEVRRRGCQLAAWASPQSSVLEDPAVLEKTVAEVKSRFMDRVVPRPREWVGFRLVPDRIEFWRSGWRHLHTRVCYERQGDAWSRRLLYP